The Taeniopygia guttata chromosome 19, bTaeGut7.mat, whole genome shotgun sequence genome window below encodes:
- the INTS2 gene encoding integrator complex subunit 2 isoform X2, with translation MSECSALQFVSPYAFEAMQKVDVVRLAALSDPELRLLLPCLVRMALCAPADQSQSWAQDKKLILRLLSGVEAVNSIVALLSVDFHALEQDASKEQQLRHKLGGGSGESILVSQLQHGLTLEFEHSDSPRRLRLVLSELLAIMNKVSESNGEFFLKSSELFESPVYLEEAADVLCILQAELPSLLPIVDVAEALLHVKNGAWFLCLLVANVPDSFNEVCRGLIKNGERQDEESVGGRRRTEALRHLCKMNPSQALRVRGMVVEECHLPGLGVALTLDHTKNESSDDGVSDLVCFVSGLLLGTNAKVRTWFGTFIRNGQQMRRQLLLELMGILPTVRSTHIVEEAEADTEPNVSVYSGLKEEHVVKASALLRLYCALMGIAGLKPTDEEAEQLLQLMTSRPPATPAGVRFVSLSFCMLLAFSTLVSTPEQEQLMVMWLSWMIKEEAYFESISGVSASFGEMLLLVAMYFHSNQLSAIIDLVCSTLGMKIVIKPSSLSRMKTIFTQEIFTEQVVTAHAVRVPVTGNLSANITGFLPIHCIYQLLKSRSFTKHKVSIKDWIYRQLCETTTPLHPQLLPLIDVYINSILTPASKSNPEATNQPVTEQEILNVFQGLSGGENSRSTQRFSITTQLLVLYYVLSYEEALLANTKILAAMQRKPKSYSSALMDQIPIKYLIRQAQGLQQELGGLHSSLLRLLATNYPHLCIVDDWICEEQITGTDALLRRMLLTNMAKNHSPKQLQEAFSLLPGNHTQLMQILEHLTLLSAGELIPYAEVLTSNMNLLLEAGVPRGILQAVNKLWMVLNTVMPRRLWVMTVNALQPSAKIVRQQKYTQNDLMIDPLIVLRCDQRVHRSPPLMDIILHMLNGYLLASKAYLNAHLKETAEQDIRPSQNNAMGPEAPEVTREELKNALLAAQDSAAVQILLEICLPTEEEKGQSSSAHGLLRDVQSPQSPQGTKEEEEEEKEEEEEQSLLCNLREVQCLICCLLHQMYIADPNIVKLVHFQGYPCELLALTVAGIPSMHICLDFIPELIAQPELEKQIFAIQLLSYLCIQYALPKSLSVARLAINVMGTLLTVLTQSKRYTFFMPTLPCLVSFCQAFPPLYEDIMSLLIQIGQVCASDVATQTRDFDPIITRLQQLKEKPHDFSGLCKDFSSKSCSRDTASLDPDVQLCQCVENTIIEIINMSVSGI, from the exons ATGTCCGAGTGCTCGGCGCTGCAGTTCGTCAGCCCCTACGCCTTCGAGGCGATGCAGAAGGTGGACGTGGTGCGCCTGGCCGCGCTGAGCGACCCCGagctgcggctgctgctgccctgcctggtgcGCATGGCGCTGTGCGCGCCCGCCGACCAGAGCCAGAGCTGGGCGCAGGACAAGAAGCTGATCCTGCGGCTGCTCTCGGGGGTCGAGGCGGTCAATTCCATCGTGGCGCTGCTGTCCGTGGACTTCCACGCGCTGGAGCAGGACGCCagcaaggagcagcagctccg GCACAAGCTGGGAGGTGGCAGCGGAGAAAGCATCTTGGTGTCACAGCTGCAGCACGGGCTGACGCTGGAATTTGAGCACAGTGACTCTCCTCGGCGGCTCCGGCTGGTGCTGAGCGAGCTGCTGGCCATTATGAACAAG GTGTCAGAATCAAATGGTGAGTTTTTCCTCAAATCTTCTGAGCTCTTCGAGAGTCCTGTTTAcctggaggaggcagcagaTGTTCTCTGCATTTTGCAAGCAG AGCTGCCATCACTGTTGCCAATAGTGGAtgtggctgaagctctgctgcACGTTAAGAATGGAGCCTGGTTCCTTTGCCTGCTGGTGGCCAATGTCCCTGACAGCTTCAACGAGG TGTGCCGAGGTTTGATTAAGAACGGCGAGCGGCAGGATGAGGAGAGCGTCGGAGGCCGGCGCAGGACCGAAGCTCTTCGGCACCTGTGCAAGATGAACCCTTCCCAAGCCCTGAGGGTCCGGGGCATGGTG GTGGAGGAGTGTCACCTGCCAGGTCTTGGTGTGGCTTTGACCTTGGATCACACCAAGAATGAATCCTCAGATGATGGAGTGAGTGACCTGGTGTGTTTTGTGAGTGGTTTACTGCTTGGAACAAATGCAAAGGTTCGGACGTGGTTTGGAACTTTCATCCGAAATGGGCAACAG atgaggaggcagctgctgctggagctgatgggGATCCTGCCCACTGTGCGCAGCACCCACATTGTGGAGGAGGCCGAGGCTGACACGGAGCCCAACGTGTCCGTGTACTCGGGGCTGAAGGAGGAGCACGTGGTGAAGGCCAGCGCCTTGCTGCGGCTCTACTGTGCTCTCATGGGCATTGCTGGCCTCAA GCCCACAGATGAGgaagctgagcagctcctgcagctgatgACGAGCCGCCCTCCCGCAACCCCGGCCGGTGTCCGCTTCGTGTCCCTGTCCTTCTGCATGCTCCTGGCCTTCTCCACTCTGGTCAG CACCCCAGAACAGGAGCAACTCATGGTGATGTGGCTCAGTTGGATGATAAAGGAAGAAGCCTACTTTGAAAG CATTTCTGGTGTGTCTGCTTCCTTTGGTGAGATGCTCCTCTTGGTAGCCATGTATTTCCACAGCAACCAGCTCAGTGCCATCATTGATTTGGTCTGCTCCACCTTGGGAATGAAG ATTGTTATTAAGCCCAGCTCACTGAGCAGAATGAAGACAATCTTCACACAGGAGATTTTCACTGAACAG GTGGTTACAGCCCATGCTGTCCGTGTGCCTGTGACAGGCAACCTCAGTGCCAACATCACTGGCTTTTTACCTATTCACTGCATTTACCAGCTCTTAAAGAGTCGTTCCTTCACCAAGCACAAAGTATCCATTAAG GACTGGATCTACCGGCAGCTCTGTGAAACCACCACGCCGCTGcaccctcagctgctgccccttATTGATGTCTACATCAACTCCATCCTCACTCCTGCGTCTAAATCCAACCCAGAGGCCACCAACCAGCCTGTCACGGAGCAGGAGATCCTGAATGTTTTCCAAGGACTCTCTGGG GGAGAAAATAGTCGTTCCACCCAGCGCTTCAGCATTACCACACAGCTGCTCGTCCTTTACTACGTCCTATCCTATGAAGAGGCACTGCTGGCCAACACAAAGATTCTAG CGGCAATGCAGAGAAAACCCAAGTCCTACTCTTCAGCATTGATGGATCAGATTCCAATCAAGTACCTCATCCGGCAggcacaggggctgcagcaggagctgggag ggtTACACTCTTCCCTGCTGAGACTCCTGGCCACCAACTACCCCCACCTGTGCATCGTGGACGATTGGATCTGCGAGGAGCAGATCACCGGCACCGACGCCCTGCTCAGGAGGATGCTGCTCACCAACATGGCCAAAAACCACTCTCCCAAACAGCTCCAAGAAG CTTTTTCCTTGCTGCCTGGAAATCACACCCAGCTGATGCAGATCCTGGAACATTTGACCCTTCTCTCAGCTGGAGAATTGATCCCCTATGCAGAGGTGTTGACCTCAAACATGAATCTTTTGCTGGAAGCTGGAGTCCCTCGGGGAATTCTGCAGGCTGTCAATAAACTCTGGATGGTTCTGAACACTGTCATGCCCAGAAG GTTGTGGGTGATGACTGTTAATGCCCTGCAGCCTTCAGCAAAAATAGTGCGCCAGCAGAAATACACCCAGAATGATCTGATGATTGATCCCCTGATTGTACTGAGGTGTGACCAGAGAGTGCACAG GAGTCCTCCTCTGATGGATATCATTTTGCACATGTTGAATGGATATCTTCTTGCTTCCAAAGCTTACCTTAATGCTCATCTGAAGGaaacagcagagcaggacatTAGGCCATCCCAAAACAATGCAATGGGTCCAGAGGCCCCAGAAGTTACAAGGGAAGAGTTAAAAAATGCTTTGCTTGCTGCTCAG gacagtgctgctgtgcagatCCTTCTGGAGATTTGCTTGCCtacagaagaggagaagggccagagcagcagtgcccatggATTGCTGAGGGATGtgcagagcccccagagcccacagggcacaaaggaggaagaagaggaggaaaaggaagaggaggaggagcagagttTGCTGTGCAACCTGCGGGAGGTGCAGTGCCtcatctgctgcctgctgcaccagatgtACATTGCTGACCCCAACATCGTCAAACTCGTGCATTTCCAg GGTTATCCGTGTGAACTTCTGGCACTGACAGTGGCTGGGATCCCATCCATGCACATCTGTCTGGATTTCATTCCTGAGCTCATTGCCCAGCCTGAACTGGAAAAACAG ATCTTTGCCATCCAGTTGCTCTCCTACCTGTGTATCCAGTATGCCCTGCCCAAATCCCTCAGCGTGGCTCGTTTGGCCATCAACGTGATGGGGACCCTGCTCACAG TTCTGACCCAGTCCAAGCGTTACACGTTTTTcatgcccaccctgccctgcctggtgTCCTTCTGCCAAGCCTTTCCCCCACTCTATGAGGACATCATGTCCCTGCTGATCCAAATTGGACAAGTTTGTGCCTCTGATGTTGCTACACAGACTCGAGACTTCGACCCCATCATCACCC gtctccagcagctgaaggagaagcCA
- the INTS2 gene encoding integrator complex subunit 2 isoform X1 — translation MSECSALQFVSPYAFEAMQKVDVVRLAALSDPELRLLLPCLVRMALCAPADQSQSWAQDKKLILRLLSGVEAVNSIVALLSVDFHALEQDASKEQQLRHKLGGGSGESILVSQLQHGLTLEFEHSDSPRRLRLVLSELLAIMNKVSESNGEFFLKSSELFESPVYLEEAADVLCILQAELPSLLPIVDVAEALLHVKNGAWFLCLLVANVPDSFNEVCRGLIKNGERQDEESVGGRRRTEALRHLCKMNPSQALRVRGMVVEECHLPGLGVALTLDHTKNESSDDGVSDLVCFVSGLLLGTNAKVRTWFGTFIRNGQQRKRDNISSVLWQMRRQLLLELMGILPTVRSTHIVEEAEADTEPNVSVYSGLKEEHVVKASALLRLYCALMGIAGLKPTDEEAEQLLQLMTSRPPATPAGVRFVSLSFCMLLAFSTLVSTPEQEQLMVMWLSWMIKEEAYFESISGVSASFGEMLLLVAMYFHSNQLSAIIDLVCSTLGMKIVIKPSSLSRMKTIFTQEIFTEQVVTAHAVRVPVTGNLSANITGFLPIHCIYQLLKSRSFTKHKVSIKDWIYRQLCETTTPLHPQLLPLIDVYINSILTPASKSNPEATNQPVTEQEILNVFQGLSGGENSRSTQRFSITTQLLVLYYVLSYEEALLANTKILAAMQRKPKSYSSALMDQIPIKYLIRQAQGLQQELGGLHSSLLRLLATNYPHLCIVDDWICEEQITGTDALLRRMLLTNMAKNHSPKQLQEAFSLLPGNHTQLMQILEHLTLLSAGELIPYAEVLTSNMNLLLEAGVPRGILQAVNKLWMVLNTVMPRRLWVMTVNALQPSAKIVRQQKYTQNDLMIDPLIVLRCDQRVHRSPPLMDIILHMLNGYLLASKAYLNAHLKETAEQDIRPSQNNAMGPEAPEVTREELKNALLAAQDSAAVQILLEICLPTEEEKGQSSSAHGLLRDVQSPQSPQGTKEEEEEEKEEEEEQSLLCNLREVQCLICCLLHQMYIADPNIVKLVHFQGYPCELLALTVAGIPSMHICLDFIPELIAQPELEKQIFAIQLLSYLCIQYALPKSLSVARLAINVMGTLLTVLTQSKRYTFFMPTLPCLVSFCQAFPPLYEDIMSLLIQIGQVCASDVATQTRDFDPIITRLQQLKEKPHDFSGLCKDFSSKSCSRDTASLDPDVQLCQCVENTIIEIINMSVSGI, via the exons ATGTCCGAGTGCTCGGCGCTGCAGTTCGTCAGCCCCTACGCCTTCGAGGCGATGCAGAAGGTGGACGTGGTGCGCCTGGCCGCGCTGAGCGACCCCGagctgcggctgctgctgccctgcctggtgcGCATGGCGCTGTGCGCGCCCGCCGACCAGAGCCAGAGCTGGGCGCAGGACAAGAAGCTGATCCTGCGGCTGCTCTCGGGGGTCGAGGCGGTCAATTCCATCGTGGCGCTGCTGTCCGTGGACTTCCACGCGCTGGAGCAGGACGCCagcaaggagcagcagctccg GCACAAGCTGGGAGGTGGCAGCGGAGAAAGCATCTTGGTGTCACAGCTGCAGCACGGGCTGACGCTGGAATTTGAGCACAGTGACTCTCCTCGGCGGCTCCGGCTGGTGCTGAGCGAGCTGCTGGCCATTATGAACAAG GTGTCAGAATCAAATGGTGAGTTTTTCCTCAAATCTTCTGAGCTCTTCGAGAGTCCTGTTTAcctggaggaggcagcagaTGTTCTCTGCATTTTGCAAGCAG AGCTGCCATCACTGTTGCCAATAGTGGAtgtggctgaagctctgctgcACGTTAAGAATGGAGCCTGGTTCCTTTGCCTGCTGGTGGCCAATGTCCCTGACAGCTTCAACGAGG TGTGCCGAGGTTTGATTAAGAACGGCGAGCGGCAGGATGAGGAGAGCGTCGGAGGCCGGCGCAGGACCGAAGCTCTTCGGCACCTGTGCAAGATGAACCCTTCCCAAGCCCTGAGGGTCCGGGGCATGGTG GTGGAGGAGTGTCACCTGCCAGGTCTTGGTGTGGCTTTGACCTTGGATCACACCAAGAATGAATCCTCAGATGATGGAGTGAGTGACCTGGTGTGTTTTGTGAGTGGTTTACTGCTTGGAACAAATGCAAAGGTTCGGACGTGGTTTGGAACTTTCATCCGAAATGGGCAACAG agaaaaagagataacatcagctctgtgctgtggcagatgaggaggcagctgctgctggagctgatgggGATCCTGCCCACTGTGCGCAGCACCCACATTGTGGAGGAGGCCGAGGCTGACACGGAGCCCAACGTGTCCGTGTACTCGGGGCTGAAGGAGGAGCACGTGGTGAAGGCCAGCGCCTTGCTGCGGCTCTACTGTGCTCTCATGGGCATTGCTGGCCTCAA GCCCACAGATGAGgaagctgagcagctcctgcagctgatgACGAGCCGCCCTCCCGCAACCCCGGCCGGTGTCCGCTTCGTGTCCCTGTCCTTCTGCATGCTCCTGGCCTTCTCCACTCTGGTCAG CACCCCAGAACAGGAGCAACTCATGGTGATGTGGCTCAGTTGGATGATAAAGGAAGAAGCCTACTTTGAAAG CATTTCTGGTGTGTCTGCTTCCTTTGGTGAGATGCTCCTCTTGGTAGCCATGTATTTCCACAGCAACCAGCTCAGTGCCATCATTGATTTGGTCTGCTCCACCTTGGGAATGAAG ATTGTTATTAAGCCCAGCTCACTGAGCAGAATGAAGACAATCTTCACACAGGAGATTTTCACTGAACAG GTGGTTACAGCCCATGCTGTCCGTGTGCCTGTGACAGGCAACCTCAGTGCCAACATCACTGGCTTTTTACCTATTCACTGCATTTACCAGCTCTTAAAGAGTCGTTCCTTCACCAAGCACAAAGTATCCATTAAG GACTGGATCTACCGGCAGCTCTGTGAAACCACCACGCCGCTGcaccctcagctgctgccccttATTGATGTCTACATCAACTCCATCCTCACTCCTGCGTCTAAATCCAACCCAGAGGCCACCAACCAGCCTGTCACGGAGCAGGAGATCCTGAATGTTTTCCAAGGACTCTCTGGG GGAGAAAATAGTCGTTCCACCCAGCGCTTCAGCATTACCACACAGCTGCTCGTCCTTTACTACGTCCTATCCTATGAAGAGGCACTGCTGGCCAACACAAAGATTCTAG CGGCAATGCAGAGAAAACCCAAGTCCTACTCTTCAGCATTGATGGATCAGATTCCAATCAAGTACCTCATCCGGCAggcacaggggctgcagcaggagctgggag ggtTACACTCTTCCCTGCTGAGACTCCTGGCCACCAACTACCCCCACCTGTGCATCGTGGACGATTGGATCTGCGAGGAGCAGATCACCGGCACCGACGCCCTGCTCAGGAGGATGCTGCTCACCAACATGGCCAAAAACCACTCTCCCAAACAGCTCCAAGAAG CTTTTTCCTTGCTGCCTGGAAATCACACCCAGCTGATGCAGATCCTGGAACATTTGACCCTTCTCTCAGCTGGAGAATTGATCCCCTATGCAGAGGTGTTGACCTCAAACATGAATCTTTTGCTGGAAGCTGGAGTCCCTCGGGGAATTCTGCAGGCTGTCAATAAACTCTGGATGGTTCTGAACACTGTCATGCCCAGAAG GTTGTGGGTGATGACTGTTAATGCCCTGCAGCCTTCAGCAAAAATAGTGCGCCAGCAGAAATACACCCAGAATGATCTGATGATTGATCCCCTGATTGTACTGAGGTGTGACCAGAGAGTGCACAG GAGTCCTCCTCTGATGGATATCATTTTGCACATGTTGAATGGATATCTTCTTGCTTCCAAAGCTTACCTTAATGCTCATCTGAAGGaaacagcagagcaggacatTAGGCCATCCCAAAACAATGCAATGGGTCCAGAGGCCCCAGAAGTTACAAGGGAAGAGTTAAAAAATGCTTTGCTTGCTGCTCAG gacagtgctgctgtgcagatCCTTCTGGAGATTTGCTTGCCtacagaagaggagaagggccagagcagcagtgcccatggATTGCTGAGGGATGtgcagagcccccagagcccacagggcacaaaggaggaagaagaggaggaaaaggaagaggaggaggagcagagttTGCTGTGCAACCTGCGGGAGGTGCAGTGCCtcatctgctgcctgctgcaccagatgtACATTGCTGACCCCAACATCGTCAAACTCGTGCATTTCCAg GGTTATCCGTGTGAACTTCTGGCACTGACAGTGGCTGGGATCCCATCCATGCACATCTGTCTGGATTTCATTCCTGAGCTCATTGCCCAGCCTGAACTGGAAAAACAG ATCTTTGCCATCCAGTTGCTCTCCTACCTGTGTATCCAGTATGCCCTGCCCAAATCCCTCAGCGTGGCTCGTTTGGCCATCAACGTGATGGGGACCCTGCTCACAG TTCTGACCCAGTCCAAGCGTTACACGTTTTTcatgcccaccctgccctgcctggtgTCCTTCTGCCAAGCCTTTCCCCCACTCTATGAGGACATCATGTCCCTGCTGATCCAAATTGGACAAGTTTGTGCCTCTGATGTTGCTACACAGACTCGAGACTTCGACCCCATCATCACCC gtctccagcagctgaaggagaagcCA